TTTACTGGTTTTGGCAAAGTCTTTCTTGTAATTCCAAACAATCCTTTCTTTTCTTTTCCCATTTTTTCTGCAACATTTGGTGCAAGATCATAAATTGGAATTTTACTTAGACCGTCACGTTTTTCATTTTGCACAATTAATCCTTTTTCTAATAATTTTCTCAAAGCAGTTTCTGCATCTGCCTTATCTAGAAATGTTGTCCATACAATTGAACCCAATGTGTGATACCCTTGTCTGACTGATTCTAAAACTACAACCTCTTGAATTCTTTTGAATCCTTCCTCAATTCTAACATTCGCAAAATCTTTGTCTCGAATTGATCTTCTTGCATTTTTTACATCAATCTCAATGGAACGTTTCAAGGCTTCCAATGATTCTGGTACTTGATTAAGTAATGACAAGAAACAAGCTTTGTTGTACCATGCCATTGCATATGTTGGATCTGATTCAATTGCTTTATCGACTGAATCTAATGCTTTTGAAAAATTTTTTTGCTCATAATGTACTAGTCCTTTTAGATTCCAAGCTTCTGGATTTGTAACATCTATTTCCAGAATTTTATCATATACTTTTAGTGCTTCTCCATGATCTTCTAGATGGAATCTTGCATATCCTAATTTCATCAATGTTTCTATGTTATCTGGTTCAATTCGTAATGCTTGTTCAAATACAACTACTGCATCTTCTAATTTTTCGTCTGCCATCAAATTGATTCCTTTTTTAAACAACTTCTTGCGATTATAGTCTGAATCAACTAGGCTTGTCTCTTCGACTTTATCCTTTTTTACTTTGGATTCTTCTATTTCCTTTGATTTTTTCCCGAAAGGTTTCTTCACTAGCTCAAATTGGCATTTTATCTAGATAAATACCATCCTTAATTGAGCCTAATCCTGTTTCTATGTCTGTATGGATTCAAGCATCTAAATACAGAAATACTTGAAATATACACAAACGAATGTGTCATCTCAATCTCGAATCGAAATTCAAGGACAGGCGCCTTTTAAACAATCAGGAGTCTATGAAGTTCAAATTTCGATTGCTGATAACAAGCCCTCTGATGATGCAATCCGTACCAAACAATTCTCTGCTTTGTGGCGTGGAAACTTTCACCTAAGAGTAAAAGATGGCATATTTTCTGAGAAAATCGGCTCTCCTGATAATCCACTTCCATCGTCAATTGAAACGCTTGACACTATTTGGATCGTTGTAACTGATCTGTTTTCTTCATTACATTCTGTATTTGATGTTCCATTGAAAAAATCCTCAACACAAATGCCAACTGAAACTCGAACTGAAACTAAAACAATTTCTGAAAATCAAAAAACCGAACAACCCTCAAAACCAACTGTAAAATCTACACGTTCTACAAATTTTCCTGGTGACAAAGGGCCCACTGGTCCACCAGGGCCTATTGGTGACAAAGGTCCACTA
This genomic window from Nitrosopumilus ureiphilus contains:
- a CDS encoding tetratricopeptide repeat protein; protein product: MKKPFGKKSKEIEESKVKKDKVEETSLVDSDYNRKKLFKKGINLMADEKLEDAVVVFEQALRIEPDNIETLMKLGYARFHLEDHGEALKVYDKILEIDVTNPEAWNLKGLVHYEQKNFSKALDSVDKAIESDPTYAMAWYNKACFLSLLNQVPESLEALKRSIEIDVKNARRSIRDKDFANVRIEEGFKRIQEVVVLESVRQGYHTLGSIVWTTFLDKADAETALRKLLEKGLIVQNEKRDGLSKIPIYDLAPNVAEKMGKEKKGLFGITRKTLPKPVKNLKELSHAIQSVREAIEEEDIEKTIDTFDIFINPAKSGEQMIENFFDEHREIRLWKIRLNDRGEDYLIENKEKMLVLFDNIEVTITKKLRNEINYSADKSQ